The DNA region AAAGTGTATGTATATTACTCTAATCCCACCTCTTTTACCCTTATGTTTAGCAGCCCATCTTAGCTTTCTTATCCCTTTTGTGCCTGGGATAACATCTCCTTTGTTGGGATTTTCGCTTAAGTATTTTTGAAGCAGCAGCAAGTCATCTTCATCAAGCCCGCAAAGCCGCCAATGGTT from Bacillota bacterium includes:
- a CDS encoding addiction module toxin RelE: MELSIFQNHWRLCGLDEDDLLLLQKYLSENPNKGDVIPGTKGIRKLRWAAKHKGKRGGIRVIYIHFPKFNKIYLLAAYSKNQKIKLSPTETNNLNEIIEMIKKELNNNERI